The DNA segment ACATCAAAAAGGCACCAAAACCTTCTTTAGGTTCTAGTGCCAATCATTTATTTCGGTAAATCAGAAAGTGCAAACATAATTTCTGCTTCACAAACTAAATCACCTTCAACAGTAGCTTTTACTTTAGCTTTTGCAATTGCCCCTCTCATCCGAGTAATTTCGGCTTCAAGTAAAAGTTGATCTCCTGGAATTACTTGCCTTTTAAATCGACATCCATCAATCCCAGCAAATAAGCCTATTTTTCCTTTGTTCGCTTCACTTTGCATCATAGCAATACCACTTGTTTGCGCAAGTGCTTCTACTATTAATACACCAGGCATTACAGGGTATTCTGGAAAATGCCCATTGAAAAATTCTTCGTTCGCAGTTACATTCTTTATGGCCGTAACTTTTTTACCTTCTTCAACCGAAATAACTCTATCTACAAGTAAAAATGGATAACGATGTGGTAAAATTTCTTTAATTTTTTTAATATCTAACATATAAATCCTCCAAATTTAATTTAGAACCATGCACGCTTTTTAGCTGTAAGTGAATCAAGCAAGATACCTGTTCCAAGCGCTACAACATCTAATGGATTTTCTGTAATTAATACAGGTACTTTTAATTGTTCAGACATTAGTTCATCTAAGCCATGAAGCAAAGATCCGCCACCTGTCATGATAATACCTCTATCAATAATATCTGCTGATAATTCTGGTGGAGTTTGTTCTAAAACTTGTTTCGCAGCAAGTACCATTAAATGGAGTGAATCATGAATCGCTTTTTCTACTTCTGAACTTGTGATTGATATTGTTTTAGGGAGACCACTTACTAAGTCTCTACCACGAATTTCCATAGTTTCTTCTTTAGATCCAGGACATGCAGTACCGATTGTAATTTTAATGTTCTCCGCTGTTCTTTCGCCAATAAGTAAATTATATTTACGTTTAATATAATTCAAGATATCTGAATCCCATTTATTACCTGCTACTTTAACTGATTGACTAGTTACAATATCACCCATTGACAAAACTGCTACATCAGCTGTTCCACCACCGATATCAATAATCATGTTTCCAGATGGCTCAAATATTTCCATACCTGCGCCGATTGCAGCAACTTTAGGTTCTTCTTCTAAAAATACTTGCTTACCACCACTTTTTTCAGCAACTTCTCTAATTGCCTTTTGTTCTACTGAAGTAATATTAGTTGGACAACAAATTAAAATACGTGGTCTAGAAAAGAAAGTCTTTAAATTTAATTTTTGTATAAAGAAACGCAGCATTTCTTGGACCATATCAAAGTCAGCAATAACGCCATCCTTCATAGGTTTAATTGCTGTAATATCTCCCGGGGTTCTGCCAACCATATCTCTTGCTTCTGTTCCAACGGCTAATACTTCACCAGTTTTATTATTTATAGCTACAACTGCAGGTTCATTAACGACAATTCCTCTACCTTTTACATGAATTAATACATTGGCCGTACCTAAATCGATACCAACATCCTTTGCCATTTATACTTTAACTCCTTTCGTGGTGTATCCCTATTTTTACATCTCATTTTGAATTATAGCATAATTTAAGGTGTGCTGAAATGTAAATTTTATGACAAAATGGTTTTTTCGAACGAATTTAAAAAAACCGCATCTAAAAGATACGGTTTTAAAGAACTAATTATTAAAATAACGATGCTAAATTATTAATATCAATTTTGGAATCATCAACACGTTCTACATCTGCTCCAAGTGATTGAAGTTTTCCGTGGAAATTATTGTATCCTCTATCAAGGTATTTTAATTCAGTGACTTGTGTATATCCATCTGCAACTAATCCTGCAAGAATAAGTGCTGCTGCTGCTCGTAAATCCGTTGCTGCAACTTCAGCGCCTTGCAATTTAGCTGGTCCTGAAATAATAACAGAATGGCCTTCAATTTTCATATCGGCATTCATTCTACGCATTTCTTCTACATGCATAAAGCGATTTTCAAAAACAGTTTCAGTCATAATACTTGTGCCTTCACTTAACATTTGGATAACCATCATTTGTGATTGCATATCCGTTGGGAAGCCTGGATGTGGCATAGTTTTAACATCAACAGCTTTTAATTTATCTGGGCCAATAACTCGAATACCGTTATCTTCTTCAATGATTTGAACGCCCATTTCTTCTAATTTAGCTATTAGTGAACTAATATGTTCTGGAACTGCATCTTCAATTAAAACATTTCCCCCAGTAATTGCTGCAGCTATCATAAATGTACCTGCTTCAATACGGTCTGGAATAATAGAATGTTCAGTTGCTGTTAGCTCTTTAACTCCTTCAATTCTAATTACTTCCGTACCCGCACCAATAACTCGAGCTCCCATTTGATTAAGGAAGTTAGCTAAGTCAACAATTTCGGGTTCACGCGCAACATTCTCAATGACAGTTGTTCCTTCTGCTAAAGTAGCTGCCATCATAATATTTTGAGTTGCCCCTACACTTGGGAAATCTAAGTAGACTTTAGCTCCAACTAATTTTTCAGCAGTTGCTTCAATATAGCCGTTTTCAATTTTCACTATCGCACCCATAGCTTCGAAGCCTTTTAAATGTAAATCAACTGGTCTTGAACCAATTGCACATCCACCTGGTAAAGCTACACGAGCTGAACCAGTACGGGCTAGAAGTGGACCCATCACAACAATGGAAGCACGCATTTTACGCACATACTCAAAAGGTGCATCAGAAGTTATATCTCCTGTTGCATCAACTGTTACTTCATCATTTACAAAGGAAACATCTGCATTTAGATATTTAAGAACCTCATTAATTGTAAATACATCAGACAAATTTGGGACATTTTTTAATATGCTAGTACCTTTACTCGCAAGTAAAGTAGCAGCTATTACCGGTAATACAGCATTTTTGGCACCTTCCATTTTCACAGAACCATTTAACTGTTTTCCACCGCGCACAATAATTTTTTCCAAAAAGAACCCCTCCGCGTTACTAATAACTAAATCATTTATCGAATTTTATTAATCAAAATTTAAATTTAAAACATATCTTAGTAATTCTACCACTTATTGACCTAAAATATCAACTGATTTTAACGTAATATTAAACTTACTTTAACCTTCTATTAATTTTTCGCCATAAATCGCTTTCTTAATTAAAAAAATTAATTAATTGTTTAGAAGCTGCCAAGTAATCTAAGAAGAAGTTACTTAAGGTATAGCCAAGCACAATGGAAATAATAACAAATAGTAATCTAGCTTGTGTAACATGGTTTTTCTTAATAAACTTTTCATAGTTAATTGCTTGCAAAGACCAAAAAGTAATAACTATAAATAATAAATGGGAAATGATGATGACATATGGTGATTCCATAATAATATTATACATGTGTTCGCTCCTCATATTTCGCTACTCTTCATTTTAACAAATATAGTTGGGAAAAAACAGTTTATGCACTTGTAGGCATAAAAAAATTCCTGGCAGAAGTGCCAGGAATTAAAATATCTATTAACTATGTTCTTTAGCATGGATTCTGTTGATGGCTTTCTGTAACGCTAATTGGGCCATTACTTCATCCACTTTTTGTTCTTTTGCTCGGCTAAGTTCTGCTTCTGCACGTTGTTTTGCTTTTTCAGCGCGATCAATATCAATATCTTGTTCGCGTTCAGCAGTATCCGCCAGAATATTAACTTCCTCACCGTTTACTTCCATAAAGCCACCGCCTACAGCGACCCATTCCTCACCAGACTCTACTTTTAAACGGACAATGTCTATTTTAAGAGGAGCAACTAGCGGAACATGGCCAGGTAAAATACCGAGTTCACCTGCTTTTGTTCGAGCAATAACCATTTGAGCAACGCCTTCATAAACAGGGCCGTCTGGAGTAACAATACTAACATTTAATGAACCCATACGTATTTCCTCCTGTTTTTATCAGACTTCAACGCCCATGTCTTTTGCTTTTTCAAGGACTTCCTCAATGCGTCCAACTGAACGGAATGCATCTTCTGGAATATGGTCATATTTACCGGCTAATAAGTCTTTAAAGCCTTTAACTGTTTCTTTAACAGGCACATAAGAACCTTTTTGACCTGTAAATTGTTCTGCAACATGGAAATTTTGTGATAAGAAGAACTGAACACGACGCGCACGGGAAACAGATTGTTTATCTTCATCCGATAATTCATCCATACCTAAAATCGCAATAATATCTTGAAGTTCTTTATATCTTTGCAATAAGCGTTGAACTTCTGTCGCTACTGCATAGTGTTCTTCTCCAACAATATCAGGAGAAAGCGCACGAGATGTAGAAGCAAGTGGATCTACCGCTGGGTAAATACCTTGTTCAGTTAATTTACGTTCCAAGTTAGTTGTTGCATCTAAATGGGCGAAAGTTGTAGCCGGAGCCGGGTCAGTATAATCATCGGCTGGCACATAAATTGCTTGTATAGAAGTAACAGAACCAACATTAGTGGATGTAATTCGTTCTTGTAATTGTCCCATTTCAGTAGCTAGCGTTGGTTGATAACCTACCGCAGATGGCATACGACCTAGTAATGCCGAAACCTCTGATCCAGCTTGTGTGAAACGGAAAATATTATCAATAAATAAAAGTACATCTTGGTGTTCTTCATCACGGAAATATTCAGCAATTGTCAAACCAGTTAAAGCAACACGCATACGCGCACCCGGTGGCTCATTCATTTGACCAAATACCATGGCTGTTTTTTCAATAACGCCGGAATCTTTCATTTCAAAGTAAAGGTCGTTACCTTCACGAGTACGCTCTCCAACACCTGCAAACACTGAAATACCACCGTGTTCTTGTGCGATATTATGGATAAGCTCTTGAATTAAAACAGTTTTACCAACACCGGCACCACCGAACAATCCGATTTTACCACCTTTTAAGTATGGTGCTAGCAAATCAACTACTTTAATTCCTGTTTCAAGAATTTCTGTTGTGGTTGCTAATTGATCGAATGTTGGAGCTTCGCGGTGAATTTTATTACGTTTAATATCGCTTGGAAGTGGTTCATCCAAATCGATGGTGTTTCCTAATACATTAAATACACGACCAAGAGTTACTGTACCAACTGGAACTGTAATTGGACTCCCAGTATCAATAACTTCCATACCTCTTTGAACACCATCGGTTGATGCCATTGCGATTGTACGAACAACATCATCACCTAATTGAATGGCTACTTCTAAAGTAAGCTGGCTAGTTGGCGCTTCTTCTGCATCAGATTTATATTCAATAACTAGGGCGTTGTAGATTTCAGGTAAGTTTCCACCTTCAAATTTAACGTCTACAACTGGACCCATAACTTGGATTACTTGTCCTTTAGACATGCAATTATTCCTCCTCACTTACCTTCCCAATTATAGGGACGTTACAAGAAACGCCGACTTCTATTCTAGCGCGGCTGCTCCTCCGACGATTTCGGTAATTTCTTGCGTGATCGCAGCTTGGCGAGCACGGTTATATTGTAGTGATAAGTCACTGATTAAATCGGACGCATTGTCTGTCGCGCTTCTCATGGCTGTCATACGAGCAGCATGTTCAGCGGCTTTGGCATCCAGAAGTGCTCCGAAAATTAGGCTTTCCACATATTGCGGTAATAATACTTCCAGGATTTCTTGTTCGGAAGGCTCGAATTCGTATGTAGTTAAATCTACATCTGCTTCTTTACCTTTTTCGTGAAATTCTGTCAGTGGTAATAGTTGCTCTTTTCTCAGTTCACTAGAAATAGAATTGATATGGTGATTGTAATAAATGAAAACCTCGTCATAAACACCATCTTCAAACATTTGAACTGTGTTACTAGCAATATCTTTAATTTCCGCAAATATCGGGTGATCTGTGATGCCTTGTACTTCTAAAACCACATTCATTTGACGCGCTTTAAAGAAGTCACGGGCAGATCTACCTACAGTGATTATTGCATATTCATCACTTGACGTATGCTTTTTATTAATTTCTTGAAATACTTCTTTGATGACCGAACTATTGTAAGAACCTGCAAGTCCAGTATCAGAAGTAAGTACGATATAACCAGTACGGTGAACGGGTCGAGATACAAGCATTGGATGATCATTACTGTTACCAGTGCTAGCCACATGGGTTACTACGTCTTTAATTTTAGAAACGTAGGGCTCGTATGAACGAGCATTTGATTCTGCACGACCTAGTTTTGCAGCTGATACCATTTGCATTGCTTTTGTAATTTGACTTGTTTTACGCGTAGAAGTTATTCGTTGTTTAATATCGATTAAAGATGCCAAAGATTTTCACCACCTTTGAATTTATTCCGAGTCTAAATTATTTTTCTTCAGAAGGAACAAATGTATTTTTAAATTCTTTTAATGCTGCTTCAAGTTTCGCTTCATCAGGAAGTTTTTTCGTTGTACGAATTTCTTCTAAAAGCTCTGGGCGATTATGATCAAACCATGTATTCATTTCGGACTCAAAACGCAGGACATCATGAACTGGTACATCATCCAGATATTTATGAACAAGTGCATAAAGAATCAATACTTGTTTTTCAACTTTCAAAGGTTTGTGCAAATCTTGTTTTAGAACTTCTACTGTACGTTTACCACGTTCTAGTTTCGCACGAGTAGCAGCATCTAAGTCTGAACCGAATTGTGAGAAGGATTCCAGCTCACGGTATGCAGCAAGATCTAGACGAAGTGTTCCAGCAACTGTTTTCATTGCTTTAATTTGCGCTGATCCACCTACACGGGATACAGAAAGTCCGGCGTTAATAGCAGGACGTACTCCGGAGAAGAATAAATCAGATTGCAAGAATATTTGCCCATCAGTAATAGAGATAACGTTTGTAGGAATATAAGCAGAGATATCTCCTGCTTGTGTTTCTACGAATGGAAGAGCCGTAATGGATCCGCCACCTAAGCTATCATTTAATTTTGCAGCACGTTCCAGCAAACGGGAGTGCAAGTAGAAAACATCCCCTGGATAAGCTTCACGACCTGGAGGACGACGAAGTAATAAGGACAGCTCACGATAAGCAGCTGCTTGTTTAGATAAATCATCGTATACAACTAAAACGTGTTTGCCGTTGTACATGAATTCTTCAGCCATTGCAACACCAGCATATGGAGCCAAATAAAGAAGTGGCGCTGGTTGAGATGCAGCAGCAGTTACGACGATTGTGTAATCTAACGCACCGTGATGACGTAAAGTTTCTACGGCATTACGAACAGTAGATTCTTTTTGACCAATAGCAACATAAATACAGATCATGTCTTGGTCTGCTTGATTTAGAATAGTATCAATCGCTACAGATGTTTTACCAGTTTGACGGTCACCAATAATTAACTCACGTTGACCACGACCAATAGGAACAAGTGCATCAATTGCTTTAATACCTGTTTGTAATGGTTCATTTACCGATTGACGTTGCATAACACCAGGTGCTACAGCTTCAATCGGACGAGTTCCAGTTGTTTCAATTGGACCTAAACCATCAACCGGTTGGCCTAATGAGTTAACAACACGCCCAATAAGCGCCTCGCCAACAGGAACTTCCATAATTTTACCGGTACGACGAACTTCATCGCCTTCACGGATTTCAGTGTAAGGACCTAGAATAATGATACCAACATCATTTGTTTCTAAGTTTTGGGCCATACCCATTACACCATTTGAGAACTCTAACAATTCACCAGCCATTGCATTATCGAGTCCATGAGCACGTGCAATACCGTCACCAATGTAGGTAACCGTACCAACATCACTCACTTTTAGTTCAGAATGATAATTTTCAATCTGCTGTTTTATGATTGAGCTGATCTCTTCAGCCTTAATGCTCATTGATTTCACCCCTCGTTAAACGGAAACTAGGCTTTAATTTGCCGTTCCATGTCCTTTAATTTCGTTTTTAGACTGTCATCATATATACGGGTTCCAATAACCACCTTGACTCCCCCAAGAAGGGATTTATCAATGTGATTTTGGATGTTTAATTTTGTTTTGTTCATTTTCGCAGCAAATACTCTCGAGAGCGCCGTAAGTTCTTGTTCAGAAAGCGGGATAACAGAATAAACATCCGCATCCGCAACTCCACGCAAGTCATTTACGCGTTTTTGATATACATCCGCGATAACAGAAAGATAATCTTCTCTGTTACGGTCGATTAAAAGGTAAATAAAATCTCTTAA comes from the Listeria welshimeri serovar 6b str. SLCC5334 genome and includes:
- the fabZ gene encoding 3-hydroxyacyl-ACP dehydratase FabZ, which encodes MLDIKKIKEILPHRYPFLLVDRVISVEEGKKVTAIKNVTANEEFFNGHFPEYPVMPGVLIVEALAQTSGIAMMQSEANKGKIGLFAGIDGCRFKRQVIPGDQLLLEAEITRMRGAIAKAKVKATVEGDLVCEAEIMFALSDLPK
- the mreB gene encoding rod shape-determining protein MreB, encoding MAKDVGIDLGTANVLIHVKGRGIVVNEPAVVAINNKTGEVLAVGTEARDMVGRTPGDITAIKPMKDGVIADFDMVQEMLRFFIQKLNLKTFFSRPRILICCPTNITSVEQKAIREVAEKSGGKQVFLEEEPKVAAIGAGMEIFEPSGNMIIDIGGGTADVAVLSMGDIVTSQSVKVAGNKWDSDILNYIKRKYNLLIGERTAENIKITIGTACPGSKEETMEIRGRDLVSGLPKTISITSSEVEKAIHDSLHLMVLAAKQVLEQTPPELSADIIDRGIIMTGGGSLLHGLDELMSEQLKVPVLITENPLDVVALGTGILLDSLTAKKRAWF
- the murA gene encoding UDP-N-acetylglucosamine 1-carboxyvinyltransferase; its protein translation is MEKIIVRGGKQLNGSVKMEGAKNAVLPVIAATLLASKGTSILKNVPNLSDVFTINEVLKYLNADVSFVNDEVTVDATGDITSDAPFEYVRKMRASIVVMGPLLARTGSARVALPGGCAIGSRPVDLHLKGFEAMGAIVKIENGYIEATAEKLVGAKVYLDFPSVGATQNIMMAATLAEGTTVIENVAREPEIVDLANFLNQMGARVIGAGTEVIRIEGVKELTATEHSIIPDRIEAGTFMIAAAITGGNVLIEDAVPEHISSLIAKLEEMGVQIIEEDNGIRVIGPDKLKAVDVKTMPHPGFPTDMQSQMMVIQMLSEGTSIMTETVFENRFMHVEEMRRMNADMKIEGHSVIISGPAKLQGAEVAATDLRAAAALILAGLVADGYTQVTELKYLDRGYNNFHGKLQSLGADVERVDDSKIDINNLASLF
- a CDS encoding DUF1146 family protein gives rise to the protein MYNIIMESPYVIIISHLLFIVITFWSLQAINYEKFIKKNHVTQARLLFVIISIVLGYTLSNFFLDYLAASKQLINFFN
- a CDS encoding F0F1 ATP synthase subunit epsilon → MGSLNVSIVTPDGPVYEGVAQMVIARTKAGELGILPGHVPLVAPLKIDIVRLKVESGEEWVAVGGGFMEVNGEEVNILADTAEREQDIDIDRAEKAKQRAEAELSRAKEQKVDEVMAQLALQKAINRIHAKEHS
- the atpD gene encoding F0F1 ATP synthase subunit beta, with the translated sequence MSKGQVIQVMGPVVDVKFEGGNLPEIYNALVIEYKSDAEEAPTSQLTLEVAIQLGDDVVRTIAMASTDGVQRGMEVIDTGSPITVPVGTVTLGRVFNVLGNTIDLDEPLPSDIKRNKIHREAPTFDQLATTTEILETGIKVVDLLAPYLKGGKIGLFGGAGVGKTVLIQELIHNIAQEHGGISVFAGVGERTREGNDLYFEMKDSGVIEKTAMVFGQMNEPPGARMRVALTGLTIAEYFRDEEHQDVLLFIDNIFRFTQAGSEVSALLGRMPSAVGYQPTLATEMGQLQERITSTNVGSVTSIQAIYVPADDYTDPAPATTFAHLDATTNLERKLTEQGIYPAVDPLASTSRALSPDIVGEEHYAVATEVQRLLQRYKELQDIIAILGMDELSDEDKQSVSRARRVQFFLSQNFHVAEQFTGQKGSYVPVKETVKGFKDLLAGKYDHIPEDAFRSVGRIEEVLEKAKDMGVEV
- a CDS encoding F0F1 ATP synthase subunit gamma, with amino-acid sequence MASLIDIKQRITSTRKTSQITKAMQMVSAAKLGRAESNARSYEPYVSKIKDVVTHVASTGNSNDHPMLVSRPVHRTGYIVLTSDTGLAGSYNSSVIKEVFQEINKKHTSSDEYAIITVGRSARDFFKARQMNVVLEVQGITDHPIFAEIKDIASNTVQMFEDGVYDEVFIYYNHHINSISSELRKEQLLPLTEFHEKGKEADVDLTTYEFEPSEQEILEVLLPQYVESLIFGALLDAKAAEHAARMTAMRSATDNASDLISDLSLQYNRARQAAITQEITEIVGGAAALE
- the atpA gene encoding F0F1 ATP synthase subunit alpha yields the protein MSIKAEEISSIIKQQIENYHSELKVSDVGTVTYIGDGIARAHGLDNAMAGELLEFSNGVMGMAQNLETNDVGIIILGPYTEIREGDEVRRTGKIMEVPVGEALIGRVVNSLGQPVDGLGPIETTGTRPIEAVAPGVMQRQSVNEPLQTGIKAIDALVPIGRGQRELIIGDRQTGKTSVAIDTILNQADQDMICIYVAIGQKESTVRNAVETLRHHGALDYTIVVTAAASQPAPLLYLAPYAGVAMAEEFMYNGKHVLVVYDDLSKQAAAYRELSLLLRRPPGREAYPGDVFYLHSRLLERAAKLNDSLGGGSITALPFVETQAGDISAYIPTNVISITDGQIFLQSDLFFSGVRPAINAGLSVSRVGGSAQIKAMKTVAGTLRLDLAAYRELESFSQFGSDLDAATRAKLERGKRTVEVLKQDLHKPLKVEKQVLILYALVHKYLDDVPVHDVLRFESEMNTWFDHNRPELLEEIRTTKKLPDEAKLEAALKEFKNTFVPSEEK
- a CDS encoding F0F1 ATP synthase subunit delta, translating into MSKDLEVAGRYANALFQVAQDKDLVDVFSEELTELKAALNANKDFVKLLENPTFTTEQKKNLASAVFEKINPTLRDFIYLLIDRNREDYLSVIADVYQKRVNDLRGVADADVYSVIPLSEQELTALSRVFAAKMNKTKLNIQNHIDKSLLGGVKVVIGTRIYDDSLKTKLKDMERQIKA